A single genomic interval of Syntrophaceae bacterium harbors:
- a CDS encoding acyl-CoA synthetase: MSLGIPLTDADKAKFNTLNKDTVEYLMTRYNKVNRWVIADMIRRSAYHFPDKTAMIFGDRKMTYAEMEGECNRVANALMDLGVQKYDRVAILAHNTIDHVLTWFGCCKAGAVYLAINYLLRGKDIAYCINHSESKVFIVEDALYDLVKDVLGEMPTVKTWIWSRQGAGKPPVNETFKDFEPWYKAYPATEPDTVLRIEDPVQMTYTSGTESLPKGVIISNQALMAQYMGCIVDGQYNEDDVQVNALPIYHCAQRDVFLNPVFWVGGTNILIAPDIGQILKNIADYKATMFFAPPTVWIGMLRHPDFGKYDLKSLKKCYYGASIMPVEILKELMEKLPGTGIWNYYGQTELAPYHTVLKAKDALRKLGSAGMGGINMETRLEDDNFNPITQPGVPGEICGRGPHALMMYFKDPEKTEEAMKGGWFHSGDVGIMDEDRYITVADRKKDMIKTGGENVPTREVEEAIYKDPRVQEVAVIGVPHPKWVEAVTAVIVPKAGQTITEKEIIDLCRKELAGFKVPKGVVFVQALPKTPTGKILKRDMRVTYKDMFAKG, from the coding sequence ATGTCTCTCGGCATTCCCCTGACGGACGCGGACAAGGCGAAGTTCAACACCCTCAACAAGGACACCGTCGAGTACCTGATGACCCGCTACAACAAGGTCAACCGATGGGTCATCGCCGACATGATCCGGCGCAGCGCCTACCACTTCCCCGACAAGACGGCCATGATCTTCGGTGACCGGAAGATGACCTACGCCGAGATGGAGGGGGAGTGCAACCGGGTGGCCAACGCGCTCATGGACCTCGGCGTGCAGAAATATGACCGGGTGGCCATCCTGGCGCACAATACGATCGACCACGTCCTGACCTGGTTCGGCTGCTGCAAGGCGGGCGCTGTGTACCTCGCCATCAACTACCTGCTCCGCGGCAAGGACATCGCCTACTGCATCAACCACTCGGAGAGCAAGGTCTTCATCGTGGAGGACGCGCTCTACGACCTCGTCAAGGACGTCCTCGGCGAGATGCCGACGGTCAAGACGTGGATCTGGTCCCGCCAGGGTGCGGGCAAGCCGCCCGTGAACGAGACGTTCAAGGACTTCGAACCGTGGTATAAAGCCTATCCCGCGACGGAGCCCGACACCGTCCTGCGCATCGAGGACCCCGTCCAGATGACCTACACGAGCGGCACCGAGTCGCTGCCCAAGGGAGTCATCATCTCGAACCAGGCCCTCATGGCCCAGTACATGGGCTGCATCGTGGACGGGCAATACAACGAGGACGACGTGCAGGTCAATGCCCTGCCCATCTACCACTGCGCCCAGCGCGACGTGTTCCTGAACCCCGTCTTCTGGGTGGGCGGCACGAACATCCTCATTGCCCCCGACATCGGTCAGATCCTCAAGAACATCGCCGACTACAAGGCCACGATGTTCTTCGCGCCGCCCACGGTCTGGATCGGGATGCTTCGGCACCCGGATTTCGGTAAGTACGACCTCAAGAGCCTCAAGAAGTGCTACTACGGGGCCTCCATCATGCCCGTCGAGATCCTCAAGGAGCTGATGGAGAAACTGCCCGGCACGGGCATCTGGAACTACTACGGCCAGACGGAGCTGGCGCCCTACCACACGGTCCTCAAGGCCAAGGATGCGCTGCGCAAGCTGGGCTCGGCGGGCATGGGCGGCATAAACATGGAGACGAGGCTCGAGGACGACAACTTCAACCCCATCACACAGCCCGGCGTGCCGGGCGAGATCTGCGGCAGGGGGCCCCACGCCCTCATGATGTATTTCAAGGACCCCGAGAAGACCGAGGAGGCCATGAAGGGCGGCTGGTTCCACTCCGGCGACGTGGGCATCATGGACGAGGACCGCTACATCACGGTGGCGGACCGCAAGAAGGACATGATCAAGACCGGCGGCGAAAACGTGCCCACCCGCGAGGTCGAGGAGGCCATCTACAAGGACCCGCGCGTACAGGAAGTGGCCGTCATCGGCGTGCCGCACCCGAAGTGGGTCGAGGCCGTCACGGCCGTCATCGTGCCCAAGGCGGGGCAGACGATCACCGAAAAGGAGATCATCGACCTGTGCCGCAAGGAACTGGCGGGCTTCAAGGTGCCCAAGGGCGTCGTCTTCGTACAGGCGCTGCCCAAGACGCCCACGGGCAAGATCCTCAAGCGAGACATGCGCGTGACGTACAAGGACATGTTTGCGAAGGGATAG